The nucleotide sequence AAGTTTCGCTGTTACTATGGAAAGATCCTCTACTTTGAAGGGATCCAAAGTAGTACCTGCTCCGGTAATCGTTACTTGATCGGCAATGGCCGCGAAGCTCGACTTGTCGATCCACTCAACCGTTCCAACGGCATCCGTAACCAATACTTTGTCGTTGCCTCCACTTAATATGTTTTCTGTCTGAACCGCGTTGTCCGCCAATTTAGCATTGGTAACCGCATCGGCACCAAGTTTCGCCGTGACGATCGAAAGATCCTCAACCTTGAAAGGATCCAAGGTAGTACCTGCTCCGGTAATGGTTACCTGGTCCGCAATGGCAGCAAAGCTCGACTTGTCGATCCACTCCACCGTTCCTACGGCATCGGTAACCAGAACCTTGTCGTTGCCTCCACTTAATATGTTTTCTGTCTGAACCGCGTTGTCCGCCAATTTAGCATTGGTAACCGCATCGGCACCAAGTTTGGCAGTTACTATCGAAAGGTCCTCAACCTTGAAAGGATCCAAGGTTGTGCCAGCACCCGTAATGGTTACCTGGTCTGCAATGGCAGCAAAGCTCGACTTGTCGATCCACTCCACTGTTCCAACGGCATCCGTAACCAATACCTTGTCGTTGCCACCACTTAATATGTTTTCTGTCTGAACTGCATTGTCCGCCAATTTTGCATTGGTAACCGCGTCGGCCCCAAGTTTGGCAGTTACTATCGAAAGGTCCTCAACCTTGAAAGGATCCAAGGTTGTGCCAGCACCCGTAATGGTTACCTGATCGGCAATGGCCGCGAAGCTCGACTTATCGATCCACTCCACCGTTCCTACGGCATCCGTAACCAATACCTTGTCGTTGCCTCCACTTAATATGTTTTCTGTCTGTACCGCGTTATCGGCCAATTTTGCATTGGTAACCGCATCGGCAGCCAATTCGGTAGTTCCCACGGCTCCGGCAGCTATCTCCAAGGTAACATCTCCCAATAGAGCATTAGCATCACCCCCTACGGTTAGATCCGAGGAAGTAATGTTACTATCACCAGTGATTGCTGTTCCGTCAACTTCCAATGCTCCCGTGGCTACGTTCTGTACCAGTCCGCTTCCTGCAACGTTGGAATTGATCTTGGCAGCCGTTACGGCATCATCGGCCAGTTCATTCGCCGTAATTCCGCTTGCAGCTACATCCAATGTATATGGATCAGCATTAGTTCCTGATCCGGAACGTACTAATGTAGCATCTGTCGCATTTAAGATTTCATTTCCAATCACACCATCCACTTCTGTTACCGTCACAGAACCTAAATCAATTAGAATCCAGTCGGTCCCATCCCATTGCATTACCTGCCCGGAGACAGTACCATCAGCTATATTTTCCAATTGCACCGCATCATCGGCCAATTTAGCATTGGTCACCGCATCAGGGCCAAGTTTCGTTGTTACTATGGAAAGGTCCTCAACTTTGAAAGGATCCAAAGTAGTACCTGCTCCGGTTATTGTTACCTGATCTGCCAAAACAGCAAAGCTGGACTTGTCCACCCAAACAACTGTTCCAACGGCATCCGTAACCAATACCTTATCGTTACCACCTGAGGAAATATCCTCTGTAAGGATGGTACCGTTCAAAATATTTTCTGTCTGAACCGCGTTGTCGGCCAATTTAGCATTGGTAACCGCATCGGCACCAAGTTTCGCTGTTACTATGGAAAGGTCTTCCACCTTGAAAGGATCCAAAGAAGTACCTGCTCCGGTAATCGTTACCTGATCGGCAATAGCGGCAAAGCTCGACTTGTCGATCCACTCCACTGTTCCAACCGCATCGGTAACCAGAACCTTGTCGTTGCCTCCACTTAATATGTTTTCTGTCTGTACCGCGTTATCGGCCAATTTTGCATTGGTAACCGCATCGGCAGCCAATTCGGTAGTTCCCACGGCTCCGGCAGCTATCTCCAAGGTAACATCTCCCAATAGAGCATTAGCATCACCCCCTACGGTTAGATCCGAGGAAGTAATGTTACCATCACCAGTGATTGCTGTTCCGTCAACTTCCAATGCTCCCGTGGCTACGTTCTGTACCAGTCCGCTTCCTGCAACGTTGGAATTGATCTTGGCAGCCGTTACGGCATCATCGGCCAGTTCATTCGCCGTAATTCCGCTTGCAGCTACATCCAATGTATATGGATCAGCATTAGTTCCTGATCCGGAACGTACTAATGTAGCATCTGTCGCATTTAAGATTTCATTTCCAATCACACCATCCACTTCTGTTACCGTCACAGAACCTAAATCAATTAGAATCCAGTCGGTCCCATCCCATTGCATTACCTGCCCGGAGACAGTACCATCAGCTATATTTTCCAATTGCACCGCATCATCGGCCAATTTAGCATTGGTCACCGCATCAGGGCCAAGTTTCGTTGTTACTATGGAAAGGTCCTCTACTTTGAAGGGATCCAAGGTTGTGCCAGCGCCCGTAATCGTAACCTGATCTGCCAAAACAGCGAAGCTGGACTTGTCCACCCAAACCACTGTTCCTACCGCATCGGTAACTAAAACTTTATCGTTACCTCCGCTCAATATGTTTTCCGTCTGAACCGCATTGTCCGCCAACTTAGCGTTGGTCACTGCATCGGCTCCAAGTTTAGCTGTAACGATGGAAAGATCCTCCACCTTGAAGGGATCCAAAGTAGTACCTGCTCCGGTAATCGTTACCTGATCGGCAATGGCAGCAAAGCTCGACTTATCAACCCAGACCACCGTTCCTACTGCATCCGTAACCATAACCTTATCGTTACCTCCTGAGGAAATATCCTCTGTTAGGATGGTTCCGTTCAATATATTTTCTGTTTGAACTGCATTGTCTGCCAACTTAGCGTTGGTCACCGCATCAGCCCCAAGTTTCGCTGTAACGATGGAAAGGTCTTCCACCTTAAAAGGATCTAAAGTAGTACCAACTCCGGTAATCGTTACCTGATCGGCAATGGCATCGAAGCTCGACTTGTCCACCCAGGCTACTGTTCCTACTGCATCCGTAACCATAACCTTATCGTTACCACCTGAGGAAATATCCTCTGTTAAAATGGTACCGTTCAATATATTTTCTGTCTGAACCGCGTCATCGGCCAATTTTGCATTGGTCACGGCATCAGCTCCAAGTTTCGCTGTTACTATGGAAAGGTCCTCTACCTTAAAAGGATCCAAGGTAGTTCCAATACCTGTTATAGTAACTTGATCCGCGATGGCATCGAAGCTCGACTTGTCCACCCAGGCTACTGTTCCTACTGCATCCGTAACCATAACCTTATCGTTACCACCTGAGGAAATATCCTCTGTTAAAATGGTCCCGTTCAATATATTCTCTGTCTGAACCGCGTCATCGGCCAATTTTGCATTGGTAACAGCATCATCGCCCAATTTTATGGTAGTCACTGCTCCATCGGCTAGTTTTGCCGTAACGATGGAAAGATCCTCTACTTTAAATGGATCCAAAGCAGTGCCAACTCCTGTTATAGTAACTTGATCCGCGATGGCATCGAAGCTCGACTTGTCCACCCAGGCTACCGTTCCTACTGCATCGGTAACCAAAACCTTATCGTTACCTCCAGAGGAAATATCCTCTGTTAAAATGGTACCGTTCAATATGTTTTCTGTCTGAACTGCATCGTCCGCCAATTTTGCATTGGTAACCGCATCATCACCCAATTTTATGGTAGTTACCGCACCATCGGCCAGTTTGGCGGTTACTATGGAAAGATCCTCTACTTTAAATGGATCCAAGGTAGTACCAACTCCGGTAATTGTTACCTGATCCGCAATGGCATCGAAGCTCGACTTGTCCACCCAAGCTACCGTTCCTACTGCATCTGTAACCAAAACCTTATCGTTACCCCCACTTAATATATTTTCTGTCTGAACCGCATCATCGGCCAATTTTGCATTGGTAACCGCATCATCACCCAATTTTAAGGTAGTCACCGCACCATCGGCCAGTTTGGCCGTTACTATCGAAAGATCCTCAACCTTGAAAGGATCCAAGGTAGTTCCAATACCTGTTATAGTAACTTGATCCGCGATGGCATCGAAGCTCGACTTGTCTACCCAGGCTACAGTTCCTACTGCATCAGTAATCATAACCTTATCGTTACCTCCAGAAGAAATATCCTCTGTAAGGATAGTTCCGTTCAAAATATTCTCTGTCTGAACTGCATCGTCTGCCAATTTAGCATTGGTCACGGCATCAGCTCCAAGTTTAGCTGTTACTATGGAAAGGTCTTCCACCTTAAAAGGATCCAAGGTAGTACCCACTCCGGTAATCGTTACCTGATCGGCAATGGCATCGAAGCTCGACTTGTCAACCCAGGCCACTGTACCCACTGCATCGGTTACTAAAACTTTATCGTTACCACCTGAAGAAATATCCTCTGTAAGGATAGTCCCGTTCAATATATTTTCTGTCTGAACTGCATCATCGGACAATTTAGAATTGGTCACGGCATCATCACCCAATTTTATAGTAGTCACCGCACCATCGGCCAGTTTGGCCGTTACTATGGAAAGGTCCTCAACCTTGAAAGGATCCAAGGTAGTTCCAACTCCTGTTATAGTAACTTGGTCAGCAATGGCATCGAAGCTCGACTTGTCCACCCAGGCTACTGTTCCTACTGCATCCGTAACCAGAACCTTATCATTACCACCACTTAATATGTTTTCTGTCTGAACAGCGTTATCGGCCAATTTTGCATTGGTAACAGCATCATCGCCCAATTTTATGGTAGTCACCGCTCCATCGGCCAGTTTGGCCGTTACTATGGAAAGGTCCTCCACCTTGAAAGGATCCAAAGTAGTACCAACTCCGGTAATCGTTACCTGGTCGGCAATGGCATCGAAGCTCGACTTGTCCACCCAGGCTACCGTTCCTACTGCATCTGTAACCAAAACTTTATCGTTACCTCCGCTTAATATATTTTCTGTTTGAACTGCATCATCGGCCAATTTTGCATTGGTAACCGCATCATCACCCAATTTTATGGTAGTCACCGCACCATCGGCCAGTTTGGCCGTTACTATGGAAAGGTCCTCTACCTTGAAAGGATCCAAGGTAGTGCCAACTCCTGTTATAGTAACTTGATCCGCGATGGCATCGAAGCTCGACTTGTCAACCCAGGCCACTGTACCCACTGCATCGGTTACTAAAACTTTATCGTTACCACCTGAAGAAATATCCTCTGTAAGGATAGTCCCGTTCAATATATTTTCTGTCTGAACTGCATCATCGGCCAACTTAGCATTGGTCACGGCATCATCGCCCAATTTTATGGTAGTCACCGCTCCATCGGCTAGTTTTGCCGTAACGATGGAAAGATCCTCTACTTTAAATGGATCCAAAGCAGTGCCAACTCCTGTTATAGTAACTTGATCCGCGATGGCATCGAAGCTCGACTTGTCCACCCAGGCTACCGTTCCTACTGCATCGGTAACCAAAACCTTATCGTTACCTCCAGAGGAAATATCCTCTGTTAAAATGGTACCGTTCAATATGTTTTCTGTCTGAACTGCATCGTCCGCCAATTTTGCATTGGTAACCGCATCATCACCCAATTTTATGGTAGTTACCGCACCATCGGCCAGTTTGGCGGTTACTATGGAAAGATCCTCTACTTTAAATGGATCCAAGGTAGTACCAACTCCGGTAATTGTTACCTGATCCGCAATGGCATCGAAGCTCGACTTGTCCACCCAAGCTACCGTTCCTACTGCATCTGTAACCAAAACCTTATCGTTACCCCCACTTAATATATTTTCTGTCTGAACCGCATCATCGGCCAATTTTGCATTGGTAACCGCATCATCACCCAATTTTAAGGTAGTCACCGCACCATCGGCCAGTTTGGCCGTTACTATCGAAAGATCCTCAACCTTGAAAGGATCCAAGGTAGTTCCAATACCTGTTATAGTAACTTGATCCGCGATGGCATCGAAGCTCGACTTGTCTACCCAGGCTACAGTTCCTACTGCATCAGTAATCATAACCTTATCGTTACCTCCAGAAGAAATATCCTCTGTAAGGATAGTTCCGTTCAAAATATTCTCTGTCTGAACTGCATCGTCTGCCAATTTAGCATTGGTCACGGCATCAGCTCCAAGTTTAGCTGTTACTATGGAAAGGTCTTCCACCTTAAAAGGATCCAAATTAGTACCCACTCCGGTAATCGTTACCTGATCGGCAATGGCATCGAAGCTAGACCTGTCAACCCAGGCCACTGTACCCACTGCATCGGTTACTAAAACTTTATCGTTACCACCTGAAGAAATATCCTCTGTAAGGATAGTCCCGTTCAATATATTTTCTGTCTGCACTGCATCATCGGCCAACTTAGCGTTGGTCACTGCGTCTGCTCCAAGTTTCGCTGTTACTATGGAAAGATCTTCTACCTTAAAGGGATCCAAGGTAGTACCAACTCCAGTAATCGTTATTTGGTCGGCAATGGCGGTAAAGCTGGATCTGTTTACCCATGCCACTGTTCCAATTGCATCCGTAACCAATACCTGATCCGTACCACCACTTAATATGTTTTCTGTCTGTACTGCATTATTCGCCAATTTTGCATTGGTAACCGCATCATCTCCAATTTCCAATACTACGTCACCTAACAAGGCATTTACGTCTCCACTCACATCAATGGTAGTGGATGTAATATTACCATCACCTGTAAGATTACTTAGATCGGCATTAAAAGTCCCTCCATTCTCAAGGGTAAGTGTCAACTGATTGTTAACGGGATTAAAGCTAAATACCTGAAGTTGCAGACTATCCGTAGATGTTAATTCCCAGGAGTCCCCGTCCCAAAAATATATAGTACCTGTATTTGTGTTTACATATATATCTCCAACATCGGCACCAGTAGGTGTTGTTGATCCAGGTGCAGTAACAAGTGTACCGCTAAGCACCTCACAATTACACTGGTCTTCCAAATTTACTGTAGTTTGCGCCATAGCAAATCCAGAAATTAGAAATATGATTAATAAAATCCCCTTCTTCATAATTAATACTTTACTTAGGTTGGTTGCTATTGGTTTAGTTTTTCCCCACATCTGTACAAAACTGATGTAACCGAATTAAACCGACCTATAACACCATACAAAATTAGCCGTATACATGGCAGAGAGAAATAAATGTTGTGTAACCCTATATTTGTATTGTCTATACCTCGATACTTGAGGTTTTGAATTATTCCAAGACCTGTTTCCAGGTGATTTCACTCGTCGATTATCCCAATAACAGCAACACTTTCCGAATATAGAGTGTAGGAAAAATCGGTGAATTGGTACATTTCAAAATGGTATAAATTCACTAATTCTTTTCAACCTTATGGGCTATTTTTTTATAGATTTTGAGGATATTTTATTTTTGAAAGACTGAAAAATGTAAACTCTTGAAAGATGGAAGAAACATATGGAAAGTAGTACTCAAAACAACACCAAAAAGCTAACAAAAATCTGTTTATCAGCTCTTTAATGTATTTTTTTTTCGAAATAAAAATGCACTCTGAATCCGTGTCTTTTGATTTCGAGAATTCCATTCAGCATAAAAATTCTAAGTGAATTCTTTCCGAAGCGACTCCCTTGGACCGAGTTTTGTTTTTTAGGGAGCTTATTGCTACATACCAACTAGTTTAAATAAATACCATTTGTCGACTGCCAAACTGTACAATGATTTTTGTCCAATTATTGTTTTATGAAAGTCCCTATTAGATTAACTGTTGTAAAAATTAAATTGGTTTAACCCTGTATGTAATTCTTCTTTTAGTGATAAGGGTACAACCCTTAATCAAACTTTTGGGAGAAAACTCCGAAGTACAATAGGAACGCTTGCCCCATATTATTTCGTTATAACAAAACATGAATTGTCAAATTAAACTACTTTAATTAGCTATTATTTTAATTTTTATTTACCCGATAAGTGATTTTCCTATTGGAAATTACATTTCTAACCAAAACTGTTAAAATCGCTGCAGTAGATATTTCTGATGATGGACATGATAACGAAGTATTGGATGCTATAACGCGATACTGAAATCCGGAATAATTTATGTCATTTTCATTTATAGTCAAAGTCCCTGTATCTGTTCCTGAATAGACCACTCCATTGTTAATATTAGAAAAACTCAATCCATTATCAGAGCTTACCTGCCATTGAAAAGTATCTGCATTATCCGCACTGACAGTGAAAACACCGGTATCGCCTGCAAAAATTGTAATATCGGAGGGCTGTGTATTAAAAGCAACGACACCTATAACATTCAGTAATCCTGGGTTAGAAATAATAGGTGGACAAGAGTTTGCAGATGTGGATGCCAGCAGCCTATATAATTGACCGTCCATACTTGTATCTGTGGAATTTAGTGTTAAATTAGATGAAGTAGCTCCTGAGTAAATACCGCCATCCATTATATTCAAGTATGTACTACCGTTATCCGTGCTTAGTTGCCATTGAAAAGTATCAGCATTGGAGGAACTCGCACTAAAGCTCGCCAGATCTCCATCACATACTGCCTCATCATTTGGCTGTGTCGTTATTGAAACCAGGCCATCAGAATTTATAGTTATAGTAGTTGCATCTGCAGGATCAGGAGTACAACCAGGCAATGGGGCAATATTCAATGAATAATCTCCTGGAGTGTCTATGTCCACACTTTTCAGATATACCCCCGATTTAGAGGTAGTACCATCCGGAAATGTCACCCCCGGACTTAAGGAGGTCCAATAGTACTCCGCAATGACCGAATCAAAATTGGCCTCTAAGGTCAATGTCTCATTAGACACACAACCACTAAAGTTTCCAGGATCCACAATACTAGTATCCAACTGACCGCTTGAGGAACCGCCCAAAAAATCGTAAGGTCCGGCAAAATCGGATAATGAAGAAGTAAAAGATGCGGAAGATCTTGTTTTAACCAATACAGAGCTAAATGGGGAATCGCACGCTGCACCTGGTCCAAATAAGGTTCTGGGATCAAACCCAATTCCTGTAAAATTGATTCCAATTTCCGCGAAAGCCTCTTGCTCATATTGTGTTGCAGGGGAAAGCCCTGTTGCATATGTACCCCATGGGGGGGCAGTGCTAGCAACTGTATTTACCCTACTAAAGGTATTGCCTGCAAAATTGATACTGGCATATCCATAGACAGATCCATTGGAAGCACCATCAAATGCCGTATAGTTAAAACCTCTATTTAATAGATAGTTCGTCCTTGAGACCCAAACACGTACCTCAATAGCAGATACACCACTTCCCGAAAAGGCAAACCCTACTACCACGTCACCTATTTGGGTTGTATTTCCCAGGGCATCAAACTGCCATGCTGTGTGTCCTTCGTTGACTCCCACATTTGTGAAATTGCCACCTGAAACCAATAAACGTCGGACATATAATTCAAAATCAATGAAACGGGCACCATTAGCTTTTAAAGTAGAAACTCCTAAATTAACCCATAAATCGTCTCCGGTATTGGTACCGTTCCTCCTCATATGTACGTAGGAATCCACAATATCTACATTTGATGTCAAGGAGGATTCTGAGATATTCCATTGTGTGGCAGGATTTTGAGCATTTTTAGAACCGCCACCAAAGGTTGTTTTGTCTTTATTGGAATTCCCTTCACTAATATAGTCATGCCCAAAACGTGCCGCATACCAAATATACCCATTGGGGGATGAAAAATTATTTATACTCATCCTTGTATCGAAGGGAGTATTAGATGATGAATTGATTATATTTTGGAAAATTGATAACTGACTTTGATCAATAACCCCCATTCCTGAAGCCCCTGTAAACCAATCATCAGTGTTTGCGTTTGTAGTCCCTGACATTAGATCAGCCTCCAAACCAAAATTCGCACCAACTCCTGGATTCTGTTGTGAGTTTCCAATAAAGGCCATTAAAATAAAAACACAAAGTATGATTATCCTAACCTTAAAAGCGATATAAAAGTTTCTATTGAGCATTATATTCCAAAAACCCAAATTTAAACGGAACAAACCAAGTAGACCTATAATTGTTGTGAAACACCAAAAAACTGTAGTTTACGCTAACTTTCGAAAGATTTATGTATAAAACCAACAAGTATTTTGATATTAAAATTTTGAAAAATAAAACTATTTTCAATATAAGTAACCCGCCTATTCCTTATTGACCCTATAAGTAATTCTTCGATTTGTAATTACAGTCCTCACCTTAACTGTCAACAATGCAGAAGATGAAAATGTAGGAGGGCAACTGGATCCTGATTTTGAAGCTATTATACGATATCTATAGCCATTTTTATCTGCACCCGCCGTCTTGACCGTTAAGGCAGTGGACTGAGTACCTGCATACTCTGTGCCGTTTGAAATGTTGTTGAAGACTGTTCCCCCATCCGTACTCACCTGCCATTGATAGGTATCTGCATTGGTTGCAGTTACCGTAAAAATGGCATTACCTCCGGTAAAAATAACTTGATCTGGTCCTATAGCAGCCGTTGAAGGGGTGTCTTGGGTAACTGTTATTGCCGTCCTTGCTCCACTGCGGCAATTGGTCGACGTATTCCTTGCCTCGGCATAAAAAGTACCAGGGCCACTGGGAGTATAAGTTGTATTGCCCAACAATAACAATGTTCCTCCACTAGGTGCATTGTACCAGTCCACTGTCTCGCCAAACCCTACCGATGCCGATACACTCGGTACGGCATCACCGGTACAATAAGACTCATTACCCCCACTTGTAGGTGCACTTACCACAGGACAGGCACAATTAGGTGCAGTCACTGGTAATTCATTTGTACAGCCATTGGCATCGGTTACCGTTACCACAATGTTGGTTCCGGATGGAACATCTGTGATGGTCCAAGTATTTCCCGAGGTATTCGTCACAGTACCAGCCGTACTGGTTACCGTTCCCGTACTAACTGTTACGCCCAATCTGTAAGTAGTAGGCGAAAATAGTCTAAAAACACAAGTAGGAGAAGTGCTTACAGAAATTGTAGGCCTTGGAAGAATAGTTAGTTCTACAGCGGTTCTAAAAAGACTTCTTCTATTGGAATCCGAATTATCTACGCTCTCTCCATAATATGTAACGTTACCCACCGTATTTAGGGTTGGGGAAACCGGAGAACCACCACTGCTAGCAGTATACCATACCACATGGGCCCCGGAGGGCGGGGTTGCAGAAGCGGTTAGGGTTTGTATAGGGTTTTGTTCGCATTCAGTAATGTCCCCATTACTGGTGGGAGGAGGAAGTGCTGATTCTACCTCATCAAAAGAGAACTCATAACTTCCATTTCCCTTACAGGAAGAAAACTCTCTAGTGCCCAGGAAAATTCTTTGGGAATTATTACAACTCTTATCTGTATCTATCTCTCCTCCATTATTGTAGATTATAGCGTCCGACGGTAAGTGTAAATCTGCATTACCCGCCCATGTAAGAATTCCATCACTTTGAACCGCGACCAACATTATATTAACAGTCAGTACCCCATTGTTTGGTAACGAAAGGGTGTCATCACCACCAGATTGATCACCAATTATTAATTTATCTATGGTATAGGAAGTAATATTCACATTCAAGGATACGGTATTACCGCTACCAATGGTTACCGTACCTACGTTACTGTTCTGTCCCGGATATGAGGTGGCATTGACCCAAGCAATACCATTATAAATCTGCCAGGTACTGGAACTGCCCCAGTTGCCAGAAGCCTTTGACCTATAATCTCCAGTAACCTGAGCCACAACAGGGATACTTAATAATAAAAATAA is from Arenibacter algicola and encodes:
- a CDS encoding immunoglobulin domain-containing family protein; the protein is MLNRNFYIAFKVRIIILCVFILMAFIGNSQQNPGVGANFGLEADLMSGTTNANTDDWFTGASGMGVIDQSQLSIFQNIINSSSNTPFDTRMSINNFSSPNGYIWYAARFGHDYISEGNSNKDKTTFGGGSKNAQNPATQWNISESSLTSNVDIVDSYVHMRRNGTNTGDDLWVNLGVSTLKANGARFIDFELYVRRLLVSGGNFTNVGVNEGHTAWQFDALGNTTQIGDVVVGFAFSGSGVSAIEVRVWVSRTNYLLNRGFNYTAFDGASNGSVYGYASINFAGNTFSRVNTVASTAPPWGTYATGLSPATQYEQEAFAEIGINFTGIGFDPRTLFGPGAACDSPFSSVLVKTRSSASFTSSLSDFAGPYDFLGGSSSGQLDTSIVDPGNFSGCVSNETLTLEANFDSVIAEYYWTSLSPGVTFPDGTTSKSGVYLKSVDIDTPGDYSLNIAPLPGCTPDPADATTITINSDGLVSITTQPNDEAVCDGDLASFSASSSNADTFQWQLSTDNGSTYLNIMDGGIYSGATSSNLTLNSTDTSMDGQLYRLLASTSANSCPPIISNPGLLNVIGVVAFNTQPSDITIFAGDTGVFTVSADNADTFQWQVSSDNGLSFSNINNGVVYSGTDTGTLTINENDINYSGFQYRVIASNTSLSCPSSEISTAAILTVLVRNVISNRKITYRVNKN
- a CDS encoding immunoglobulin domain-containing protein; this encodes MTQNLKQSVLLLLFLLLSIPVVAQVTGDYRSKASGNWGSSSTWQIYNGIAWVNATSYPGQNSNVGTVTIGSGNTVSLNVNITSYTIDKLIIGDQSGGDDTLSLPNNGVLTVNIMLVAVQSDGILTWAGNADLHLPSDAIIYNNGGEIDTDKSCNNSQRIFLGTREFSSCKGNGSYEFSFDEVESALPPPTSNGDITECEQNPIQTLTASATPPSGAHVVWYTASSGGSPVSPTLNTVGNVTYYGESVDNSDSNRRSLFRTAVELTILPRPTISVSTSPTCVFRLFSPTTYRLGVTVSTGTVTSTAGTVTNTSGNTWTITDVPSGTNIVVTVTDANGCTNELPVTAPNCACPVVSAPTSGGNESYCTGDAVPSVSASVGFGETVDWYNAPSGGTLLLLGNTTYTPSGPGTFYAEARNTSTNCRSGARTAITVTQDTPSTAAIGPDQVIFTGGNAIFTVTATNADTYQWQVSTDGGTVFNNISNGTEYAGTQSTALTVKTAGADKNGYRYRIIASKSGSSCPPTFSSSALLTVKVRTVITNRRITYRVNKE